Proteins from a genomic interval of Erwinia sp. SLM-02:
- a CDS encoding NAD-dependent succinate-semialdehyde dehydrogenase: MFASRLRDATLLRQQAFFAGAWQDAINGETLPVINPSSGEVLCTIPALGAEETQRAIDYAEAARKSWGKTTNASRALLLEKWHQLILDNADDLAVIMTAEQGKPLAEAKGEVLYGAGFVKWFAEEARRIYGDTIPAPSEDRRILVLKQPVGVAAAITPWNFPIAMITRKVAPALAAGCPIIVKPSELTPLSALALIELAQRAGIPAGVLQVVTGLPKEIGETLTGSRTVRKISFTGSTRVGQLLMQQSADSIKRLSLELGGNAPLIVFDDADLDIAISGIMISKFRNAGQTCVCANRILVQRGIYPKVVERLLAEVAKLKVGDGFADGSTIGPLINAAAVAKVNSHISDAEQLGATVLTGGVSSGNGTFVAPTVLGDVTTKMRIAHEETFGPVAPLFIFDTEEEAINMANDTPFGLGAYFFTENIRRAWRVGEALEFGMVGFNTGSVSLEVAPFGGIKLSGIGREGSRYGIEEYLESKAFHFGSL; encoded by the coding sequence ATGTTTGCATCACGTTTACGGGACGCCACCCTGCTGCGCCAGCAGGCCTTTTTTGCCGGAGCCTGGCAGGACGCCATCAATGGTGAAACGCTGCCGGTGATCAACCCGTCCAGCGGTGAAGTGCTCTGCACTATTCCCGCGCTGGGCGCGGAAGAGACCCAGCGGGCGATTGATTATGCGGAAGCGGCGCGTAAAAGCTGGGGCAAAACCACCAACGCCTCCCGCGCGCTGCTGCTGGAGAAATGGCATCAGCTGATCCTGGATAACGCCGACGACCTGGCGGTAATCATGACCGCCGAACAGGGCAAGCCGCTGGCCGAGGCCAAAGGCGAAGTGCTTTACGGTGCCGGTTTCGTTAAGTGGTTTGCCGAAGAGGCGCGCCGCATTTATGGCGATACCATCCCGGCACCGAGCGAAGATCGCCGTATTCTGGTACTGAAGCAGCCGGTGGGCGTCGCCGCGGCCATCACGCCGTGGAACTTCCCGATTGCGATGATCACCCGTAAAGTGGCCCCGGCGCTGGCGGCGGGCTGCCCGATTATCGTCAAGCCTTCCGAACTGACCCCGCTATCGGCGCTGGCGCTGATTGAACTGGCCCAGCGCGCCGGTATTCCGGCGGGCGTGCTGCAGGTGGTGACCGGCCTGCCGAAAGAGATCGGGGAAACCCTGACCGGCAGCCGCACGGTGCGGAAAATCTCCTTTACCGGATCCACCCGCGTAGGCCAGCTGCTGATGCAGCAGAGCGCGGACAGCATCAAGCGCCTGAGCCTGGAGCTGGGCGGCAACGCGCCGCTGATTGTCTTTGATGATGCCGACCTCGATATCGCCATCAGCGGCATTATGATCAGCAAGTTCCGCAACGCGGGCCAGACCTGCGTTTGTGCGAACCGTATTCTGGTACAGCGCGGCATCTATCCAAAAGTGGTGGAGCGCCTGCTGGCCGAGGTGGCGAAGCTGAAGGTCGGCGACGGTTTTGCCGACGGCAGCACCATCGGCCCGCTGATCAACGCGGCGGCGGTGGCAAAAGTGAACAGCCATATCTCCGATGCTGAACAGCTCGGCGCGACGGTGCTGACCGGCGGGGTCAGCAGCGGGAACGGTACCTTCGTGGCGCCAACGGTGCTCGGCGATGTGACGACCAAAATGCGCATTGCCCATGAGGAAACCTTTGGGCCGGTGGCGCCGCTGTTTATTTTTGATACGGAAGAGGAAGCGATTAATATGGCGAACGATACGCCATTTGGTCTGGGTGCTTACTTCTTCACCGAAAATATACGCCGCGCCTGGCGAGTCGGTGAAGCGCTGGAATTCGGTATGGTCGGATTTAATACAGGTTCCGTCTCGCTGGAGGTCGCGCCGTTTGGCGGCATTAAACTCTCCGGAATAGGCCGCGAAGGTTCCCGTTACGGTATTGAAGAATATCTGGAGTCCAAGGCATTCCATTTCGGCAGTTTGTAA